A section of the Sphaerobacter thermophilus DSM 20745 genome encodes:
- a CDS encoding helicase-related protein: MPSLLRDYPFQISYGPADDRLHGFYIPALERSVRYDRAAGYFSSAALAVAAAGVARLIQNGGRMRLLVGASLDPDDIAAIQRGYDLAERIGQKFLALLQDPEDLLMRRRLEVLAWMVAAGTLEIRVVLPLGPDGAPLPGDTARDYYHAKEGIFTDAAGNQIAFSGSVNESEFGWRHNYEQFSVYKSWDGSAPYLAQVVQRFERLWDGTERDWIALPVPRAVRERLIDFRPEETPTRDPLEPDPVPVGIEEERVVYVVGSRADDDQRSRILVQYLRDAPFLPGAERLGSATAAVQPWPHQSRVSDAIVARFPERFLIADEVGLGKTIEAGLAIRQLLLSGRVRRCLILTPRSVMRQWQEELYEKFLLDVPRYDGGRFVTVFGEEREPTTPNPFDSEPILLASSQLVKRRERQSQVLAALPWDLVVVDEAHHARRKDFLSGRYRPNRLLELLRALRHRTQGMLLLTATPMQVDPVEVWDLLMLLGLGGRWGADERNFLRFFRELRKPFDEVDWDFVFEMVRDELGSGGQEDPLLTATALRRIGPVDWQRVRDVATTSSRAAIEIKRLSDEARAVAHQYAQRHTPLRRLMFRNTRALLREYARRGLIQAVIPRRDPQPIWIEMTPEERELYDRIEEYIAEFYARYERERRGLGFIMTVYRRRLTSSFAAIERSLARRLDFLRGQASDPGLTDDDLEEAELDWDMTEELPEALAEGYREEIRYVEDFLHDIRRLSSDSKRERLMTMLGEIFRERETVVIFTQYTDTMDDLREALREVYGNQVACYSGRGGEEWRDGEWVPTTKEEIKNAFREGERIKILLCTEAASEGLNLQTCGVLINYDMPWNPMRVEQRIGRVDRIGQQYPVVWVRNFFYADTIEARVYERLSDRIDWFTEVVGDLQPILTRVSRSIETLAMLGASEREQRLEAEIAALKADIDQQQVALMSLDDYLDQEPGAPPGGTPVELVDLERVLTQAPALRGRFKPHPDLPKVWLLAHGDGQVAVTFDREVFDAHPDTVRLLSYGDRLLDDLLSQVEPPARSDGDVGVLCCSADKPVPLRTYYQPDGERARALDRLVDLERALDGDLTWSPAARAAAEADFRRQLEDLAQREAMVAEQRREAERLSLEERARQLLLRAALIEIARGRTPDLFGDNRPWAFSEDAVRALAQRGFPFAPLLRLVDVTGLTPSPTDPYYQEIANASPESLTRRFAQLKDDATTLVKALAELRQSTPENDSKEPSSSATATLLAVTGEQQSPLAATTPIHTHTVDH, from the coding sequence GTGCCGAGCCTGCTCCGCGACTACCCGTTCCAGATCTCCTACGGCCCGGCCGACGACCGGCTGCACGGGTTCTACATCCCGGCGCTGGAGCGGAGCGTGCGCTACGACCGCGCCGCTGGGTACTTCTCCAGCGCCGCGCTGGCGGTGGCGGCTGCGGGGGTTGCCCGCCTGATCCAGAACGGCGGGCGGATGCGGCTGCTCGTCGGCGCCAGCCTCGACCCGGACGATATCGCAGCGATCCAACGGGGCTACGACCTGGCCGAGCGGATCGGTCAGAAGTTCCTGGCCCTGCTCCAGGACCCCGAAGACCTCCTGATGCGCCGGCGCCTCGAGGTGCTCGCCTGGATGGTGGCGGCGGGGACGCTGGAGATCCGGGTCGTCCTCCCGCTGGGGCCGGACGGCGCGCCGCTTCCCGGAGATACGGCGCGGGACTACTACCACGCCAAGGAGGGGATCTTCACCGACGCCGCCGGGAACCAGATCGCCTTCAGCGGCAGTGTCAACGAGTCGGAGTTCGGCTGGCGGCACAACTACGAGCAGTTCTCGGTCTACAAGTCGTGGGACGGCTCAGCGCCATACCTGGCCCAGGTGGTCCAGCGCTTCGAGCGACTCTGGGACGGCACAGAGCGAGATTGGATCGCGCTCCCGGTCCCTCGCGCCGTCCGCGAGCGGCTGATCGACTTCCGCCCGGAGGAGACGCCCACACGTGATCCGCTCGAGCCGGACCCAGTGCCGGTCGGCATCGAAGAGGAGCGTGTGGTCTACGTCGTCGGCTCGCGGGCGGACGACGATCAGCGGTCGCGGATCCTCGTCCAGTACCTGCGCGATGCCCCGTTCCTGCCCGGCGCCGAGCGGCTCGGCTCCGCAACGGCGGCCGTCCAGCCCTGGCCGCACCAGTCGCGGGTGAGCGACGCGATCGTCGCCCGCTTCCCGGAGCGCTTCCTGATCGCCGACGAGGTGGGTCTGGGCAAGACGATCGAGGCGGGGCTGGCGATCCGCCAGCTCCTTCTGTCGGGGCGGGTGCGCCGCTGCCTGATCCTCACGCCGCGCAGTGTCATGCGCCAGTGGCAGGAGGAGTTGTACGAGAAATTCCTCCTCGACGTCCCCCGCTACGACGGCGGCCGCTTCGTCACCGTCTTCGGTGAGGAGCGCGAGCCGACCACACCGAACCCGTTCGACAGCGAGCCGATCCTGCTCGCCTCCAGTCAGCTCGTCAAGCGGCGCGAGCGGCAATCCCAGGTGCTCGCTGCACTCCCCTGGGATCTGGTCGTCGTGGACGAGGCGCACCACGCCCGGCGGAAGGATTTCCTCTCCGGGCGTTACCGGCCCAACCGGTTGCTGGAGCTGCTGCGGGCGCTGCGACACCGGACGCAGGGGATGCTCCTGCTGACCGCGACGCCGATGCAGGTGGACCCGGTCGAGGTGTGGGACCTCCTGATGCTCCTGGGGCTGGGCGGGCGCTGGGGCGCGGACGAACGGAACTTCCTACGCTTCTTCCGCGAGCTGCGCAAGCCGTTCGACGAGGTCGACTGGGACTTCGTCTTCGAGATGGTGCGCGACGAGCTGGGAAGCGGCGGACAAGAGGATCCGCTGCTGACGGCGACGGCCCTCCGGAGGATCGGCCCGGTCGATTGGCAGCGCGTGCGGGATGTGGCGACGACATCATCCCGCGCTGCCATCGAGATCAAGCGACTCTCGGACGAAGCACGGGCAGTCGCTCACCAGTACGCCCAGCGCCACACACCGCTCCGGCGACTGATGTTCCGCAACACCCGCGCACTGCTGCGCGAGTACGCTCGCCGCGGGCTGATCCAGGCCGTGATCCCCCGGCGTGATCCGCAACCGATCTGGATCGAGATGACGCCCGAGGAGCGCGAGCTCTACGACCGGATCGAGGAGTACATCGCCGAGTTCTACGCCCGCTACGAGCGAGAGCGACGCGGTCTCGGCTTCATCATGACCGTCTACCGCCGCCGTCTCACCTCCAGCTTCGCCGCGATCGAGCGCAGCCTGGCGCGGCGACTCGACTTCCTCCGCGGCCAAGCGAGCGACCCGGGGCTGACCGACGACGACCTGGAAGAGGCCGAACTCGACTGGGACATGACGGAGGAGCTCCCGGAGGCGCTGGCCGAGGGGTACCGGGAAGAGATCCGGTACGTTGAGGATTTCCTCCACGACATTCGCCGGCTCAGCAGCGACTCCAAGCGTGAGCGGCTGATGACGATGCTGGGGGAGATCTTCCGCGAGCGTGAGACGGTCGTCATCTTCACGCAGTACACCGACACGATGGACGACCTGCGCGAGGCATTGCGCGAGGTCTACGGTAATCAGGTCGCTTGCTACTCCGGCCGCGGCGGCGAAGAGTGGCGCGACGGCGAGTGGGTACCGACGACCAAGGAGGAGATCAAGAACGCCTTCCGCGAAGGAGAGCGAATCAAGATCCTCCTCTGCACCGAGGCGGCGAGCGAGGGCCTGAACCTGCAGACCTGCGGCGTGCTGATCAACTACGACATGCCCTGGAACCCGATGCGGGTGGAGCAGCGGATCGGGCGCGTAGACCGCATCGGCCAGCAGTACCCGGTCGTCTGGGTGCGCAATTTCTTCTACGCGGACACCATCGAGGCGCGCGTCTACGAGCGGCTGAGCGACCGAATCGACTGGTTCACCGAAGTGGTGGGCGATCTCCAGCCGATCCTGACGCGGGTGTCGCGCTCCATCGAGACGCTGGCGATGCTTGGCGCGTCCGAGCGTGAGCAGCGCCTGGAGGCGGAGATCGCTGCGCTCAAGGCCGACATCGACCAGCAGCAGGTCGCGCTGATGAGTCTGGACGACTACCTCGACCAGGAACCGGGGGCGCCGCCTGGCGGGACGCCTGTGGAACTGGTCGACCTGGAACGGGTGCTGACCCAGGCGCCCGCCCTCCGCGGGCGCTTCAAGCCCCATCCGGACCTCCCAAAGGTCTGGCTCCTGGCTCACGGCGACGGCCAGGTGGCCGTCACCTTCGACCGCGAGGTGTTCGACGCCCACCCGGACACCGTGCGACTCCTCAGCTACGGCGACCGGTTGCTGGACGATCTGCTGTCCCAGGTCGAGCCCCCCGCGCGCTCCGACGGCGACGTGGGCGTGCTCTGCTGCTCCGCCGACAAGCCGGTGCCCCTTCGGACGTACTACCAACCCGACGGCGAGCGGGCACGCGCGCTCGACCGGCTGGTCGATCTCGAACGAGCGCTCGACGGCGACCTGACGTGGTCCCCCGCGGCCCGCGCAGCGGCCGAGGCCGACTTCCGCCGGCAGTTGGAAGATCTCGCTCAGCGCGAGGCCATGGTCGCCGAGCAGCGACGAGAGGCCGAGCGCCTCTCACTCGAGGAGCGGGCCCGGCAGCTCCTGCTACGGGCGGCACTCATCGAGATCGCACGCGGTCGCACCCCCGACCTCTTCGGCGATAACCGGCCCTGGGCCTTTTCCGAGGACGCGGTCCGCGCCCTCGCGCAGCGGGGCTTCCCCTTCGCGCCGCTCCTGCGGCTTGTGGATGTGACCGGGCTGACGCCTTCGCCCACAGATCCCTACTACCAAGAGATCGCGAATGCATCGCCGGAGTCGCTCACCCGCCGCTTCGCGCAGTTGAAGGACGATGCCACGACCCTTGTGAAGGCTCTGGCAGAGCTGCGCCAAAGCACCCCCGAGAACGACTCGAAGGAGCCCAGCTCGTCAGCAACGGCCACGTTACTCGCCGTGACGGGAGAGCAGCAGTCTCCCCTCGCTGCAACGACACCGATCCATACCCATACCGTGGATCACTGA
- a CDS encoding CHC2 zinc finger domain-containing protein, with amino-acid sequence MISQNTHGGTTNPFRAQARLETDDWLRATIHQVDWLLTDGDDLSDDDRQLLRWEKEAAEAELARRWARGISYPACDFGFERETIERIKTAWPIEAVIGLDVPLRPVGRGYRGKCPFHDGKSDNSLSVKPGVDGAFYCFGCRFGGDVLAWIMAFHRCEFSEALRRLAHMAGLPIPMRRRPQPPSKGPVREVDAYVWQPKRKPSRRGLRVREVGRV; translated from the coding sequence ATGATATCACAAAACACCCACGGCGGCACGACGAATCCCTTCCGCGCTCAGGCGCGCCTTGAGACGGATGATTGGCTGCGCGCCACCATCCACCAAGTCGATTGGCTGCTCACGGACGGTGACGACCTATCCGACGATGACCGCCAGTTGCTCCGCTGGGAGAAAGAGGCGGCCGAAGCCGAACTGGCGCGGCGCTGGGCCCGCGGCATATCCTACCCAGCCTGCGACTTCGGCTTCGAGCGGGAGACGATCGAGCGGATCAAGACGGCCTGGCCGATCGAGGCCGTGATCGGGCTCGACGTGCCGCTGCGGCCCGTCGGCAGGGGCTATCGCGGTAAGTGTCCCTTCCATGACGGCAAGTCCGACAACTCCCTGAGCGTGAAGCCTGGCGTCGACGGCGCCTTCTACTGCTTCGGCTGCCGGTTCGGCGGGGACGTGCTCGCGTGGATCATGGCGTTCCACCGGTGCGAGTTCAGTGAGGCCCTTCGCAGGCTCGCCCACATGGCCGGTCTGCCGATTCCAATGCGGCGCCGGCCTCAGCCGCCGTCTAAGGGACCGGTGCGGGAGGTGGACGCTTACGTCTGGCAGCCCAAACGCAAGCCGAGCCGGCGCGGCCTCCGCGTGCGGGAGGTGGGTCGTGTCTGA
- a CDS encoding helix-turn-helix domain-containing protein has product MTAAQVPSSGQLLYTINDVTALTRISRSTIYEHIAAGRLKVVRIGRAVRITRGELERWISDLEERGGDDIA; this is encoded by the coding sequence ATGACGGCAGCGCAGGTACCGAGTAGCGGGCAACTGCTCTACACGATCAACGACGTCACCGCGCTCACGCGGATATCGCGATCAACGATCTATGAGCACATCGCGGCCGGGCGGCTAAAGGTGGTCCGTATCGGCCGGGCGGTGCGCATCACTCGCGGGGAGTTGGAGCGGTGGATTAGCGATCTGGAGGAGCGCGGCGGTGATGACATCGCGTAG
- a CDS encoding tyrosine-type recombinase/integrase, translated as MARHRGNNEGSIRERPDGYWEARMTFWEQGTRRRKSFYGRTRQEVADKLARALVEQQYGLPVVSERETVKDYLERWLEDVARPSLRPRTYESYRGIITRHLTPALGRTRLARLSPDQVQRYINQKQAAGLSPRTVTYHRAVLRKALNDAMRWGLVSRNAAALAAPPKQDRPPARFLTPEEARHFLDTVAGHRLEALFTVALAVGLRQGEALGLRWDDVDLEAGTLTVRYALQRSGGALVLVEPKTQRSRRTVALPAVALRALREHRTRQLEERIAAPYWDDQGFVFTSTIGTAIDARNLTREFHRLRAEAGLPWLRFHDLRHGCASLLMAQGVNPRVVMEILGHSQITLTLGTYSHVAPTLARDAADKIDGILGVG; from the coding sequence ATGGCCAGGCATCGAGGGAACAATGAGGGGTCGATTCGCGAGCGACCGGACGGCTATTGGGAAGCGCGTATGACGTTCTGGGAGCAGGGGACGCGGCGGCGGAAATCCTTCTATGGCCGAACGCGCCAGGAGGTTGCCGACAAGCTGGCCCGTGCCCTCGTTGAGCAGCAGTACGGGTTGCCGGTCGTCTCGGAGCGCGAGACGGTCAAGGACTATCTCGAACGCTGGCTCGAAGACGTCGCCCGACCATCGCTGCGACCACGCACCTATGAGAGTTATCGGGGCATTATCACCCGCCACCTGACACCGGCGTTGGGCCGTACCCGGCTCGCTCGGCTCTCCCCGGATCAGGTCCAGCGGTACATCAATCAGAAGCAGGCAGCCGGCCTGTCCCCGCGCACCGTCACCTATCACCGGGCTGTACTGCGCAAGGCGCTCAATGACGCGATGCGCTGGGGCTTGGTGTCTCGCAACGCCGCCGCGCTCGCTGCCCCGCCCAAGCAGGACCGCCCCCCGGCCCGGTTCCTGACACCAGAGGAAGCCCGCCACTTCCTCGATACCGTGGCCGGGCATCGGCTCGAAGCCCTCTTCACCGTGGCGCTCGCTGTAGGCCTGCGGCAAGGGGAAGCCTTGGGCCTGCGCTGGGATGATGTCGATCTCGAAGCCGGGACGCTCACCGTCCGCTACGCGCTGCAACGGAGCGGGGGAGCGCTCGTGCTCGTGGAACCCAAGACGCAGCGCAGCCGCCGCACCGTCGCCTTGCCCGCCGTGGCGCTGCGCGCGCTCCGAGAGCACCGCACCCGACAACTCGAAGAGCGCATCGCCGCGCCCTACTGGGACGATCAGGGGTTCGTGTTCACCAGCACCATCGGCACCGCAATTGACGCGCGCAACCTGACCCGCGAGTTCCACCGGCTGCGCGCCGAGGCCGGGCTGCCCTGGCTGCGCTTCCACGATCTGCGGCACGGTTGCGCGTCGCTGCTGATGGCCCAGGGCGTGAATCCGCGCGTCGTCATGGAGATTCTGGGCCACTCCCAAATCACCCTGACGCTCGGCACCTACTCCCACGTTGCCCCGACGCTGGCCCGCGACGCCGCCGATAAGATTGATGGCATTTTGGGCGTTGGATAG